From the genome of Halomonas sp. 1513, one region includes:
- a CDS encoding exodeoxyribonuclease V subunit alpha has protein sequence MFALLDRWVERGWLRALDRALASFFQREISDASPLLLLAAALASHQLGRGHVCLDLAQTLAAPDLALSLPPEGDDLSDPPPLPSDLLAGLELATWRDALHHPALVADGSGPGNTPLVRSTRDGNVRLYLRRYWQYEQDIRGLIGARLPSVSTNQCRSGFSRDDAPTNQRGSDFSRDDDATNQCGSDFSRDGADRRPDNATDTNRFATALDSLFPSSADIDWQKTACALAAQAHFAVITGGPGTGKTTTVVKLLALLQALALGEPATNKVPRPLRIRLAAPTGKAAARLNESIAKQVQGLSLVELAAAMGQQGVDISTLRDSIPTEVTTLHRLLGSRPDTRHFRHHAGNPLALDALVIDEASMVDIEMMAAVLTALPPSARLILLGDKDQLASVEAGAVLGDLCQRAEGGHYTPATCDWLERVSGTPIPEQYKDEAGQPLDQAIAMLRVSHRFDAKSGIGQLAEAVNRPLGPDHGQKEKKRAVREIFGTDGKSRYADIARLALADADDPALDRLVVNGNPAGFANSGEGRHDRRGEHISPPVGYGHYLEVMKSARPAQPYFGDGEARQPYDDWARQVLAAHGHFQLLCALRKDTWGIEGLNPRIGRSLRRAGWLKASDLELEQGWFEGRPVLVTRNDYGLGLMNGDIGITLAVPEARSTTEHPSRTLLRVAFPASDGSGDIKWVLPSRLQAVETVFAMTVHKSQGSEFTHTALLLPDAPNPILTRELVYTGITRAKHWLTLVETGRGMLDEAVTREVVRVSGLGITSGQD, from the coding sequence CTGTTCGCCCTGCTCGACCGCTGGGTAGAGCGCGGCTGGCTGCGCGCGCTGGACCGCGCACTGGCCAGCTTTTTCCAGCGCGAGATAAGCGACGCTTCGCCGCTGCTGCTACTCGCCGCCGCCCTCGCCAGCCATCAGCTCGGCCGCGGCCATGTCTGCCTCGACCTCGCCCAGACCCTGGCCGCCCCCGACCTGGCGCTCTCGCTGCCGCCGGAAGGCGACGACCTCAGCGACCCGCCGCCGCTGCCCAGCGACCTGCTGGCAGGGCTGGAACTCGCCACCTGGCGCGACGCCCTGCACCACCCCGCCCTTGTAGCCGACGGTAGTGGCCCAGGCAATACCCCGCTGGTGCGCAGCACACGCGACGGCAACGTGCGCCTCTACCTGCGCCGCTACTGGCAGTACGAGCAAGACATCCGCGGACTGATCGGCGCCCGCCTCCCAAGTGTCTCCACCAACCAATGTAGGAGCGGCTTCAGTCGCGATGATGCCCCCACCAACCAACGTGGGAGCGACTTCAGTCGCGATGATGATGCCACCAACCAATGTGGGAGCGACTTCAGTCGCGATGGCGCCGACAGGCGCCCGGATAACGCCACCGACACTAACCGCTTCGCCACTGCTCTTGATTCCCTCTTCCCCAGCAGCGCGGACATCGACTGGCAAAAAACCGCCTGCGCCCTCGCCGCCCAGGCCCACTTCGCCGTGATTACCGGCGGCCCCGGCACCGGCAAGACCACCACCGTGGTCAAACTGCTTGCCCTGCTGCAGGCGCTGGCCCTGGGCGAGCCCGCCACCAACAAGGTCCCGCGCCCGCTACGCATTCGCCTGGCCGCCCCCACCGGCAAGGCCGCGGCGCGACTCAACGAATCCATCGCCAAGCAGGTGCAGGGGCTTTCGCTGGTGGAACTGGCCGCCGCCATGGGCCAACAGGGTGTGGATATCTCAACCTTGCGTGACAGCATCCCGACAGAGGTCACCACGCTGCACCGCCTGCTGGGCTCGCGGCCGGATACTCGCCACTTCCGCCACCATGCCGGCAACCCGCTGGCGCTGGACGCCCTGGTGATCGACGAAGCCTCGATGGTGGATATCGAGATGATGGCCGCAGTGCTCACCGCCCTGCCGCCCAGTGCGAGGCTGATCCTGCTTGGCGACAAGGACCAGCTCGCCTCGGTGGAAGCCGGCGCCGTGCTCGGCGACTTGTGCCAGCGCGCCGAAGGAGGCCACTACACCCCGGCCACCTGCGACTGGCTGGAACGGGTAAGCGGCACGCCAATCCCCGAACAGTACAAGGATGAGGCAGGCCAGCCGCTGGATCAGGCCATCGCCATGCTGCGGGTTAGCCACCGCTTCGATGCAAAAAGCGGCATCGGCCAGCTCGCCGAAGCGGTCAACCGCCCGCTTGGCCCAGACCACGGCCAGAAGGAGAAGAAACGCGCCGTGCGCGAGATCTTCGGCACTGATGGAAAGTCACGCTACGCCGATATCGCCCGCCTCGCCCTGGCGGACGCCGACGACCCGGCGCTGGACCGCCTGGTGGTGAACGGCAACCCCGCCGGCTTTGCCAACAGTGGCGAAGGCCGCCACGACCGACGCGGCGAGCACATCTCGCCGCCGGTCGGCTACGGCCACTACCTTGAAGTGATGAAATCAGCGCGCCCCGCACAGCCCTACTTCGGCGATGGCGAAGCGCGCCAGCCCTATGACGACTGGGCGCGCCAGGTGCTCGCCGCCCACGGCCACTTCCAGCTGCTGTGCGCGCTGAGGAAAGACACCTGGGGCATTGAGGGACTGAATCCGAGAATCGGCCGCTCGCTGCGCCGCGCCGGCTGGCTCAAGGCCAGCGACCTGGAGCTGGAACAGGGCTGGTTTGAAGGCCGCCCGGTGCTCGTCACCCGCAACGACTACGGCCTGGGGCTGATGAACGGCGATATCGGCATCACCCTCGCCGTGCCCGAGGCCCGCAGCACCACCGAACACCCAAGCCGCACCCTGCTACGCGTCGCCTTCCCGGCAAGCGACGGCAGCGGCGACATCAAGTGGGTGCTGCCCAGCCGCCTGCAGGCGGTGGAAACCGTGTTCGCCATGACGGTACACAAATCCCAGGGCTCGGAATTCACCCACACCGCCCTGCTGCTCCCCGACGCGCCCAACCCCATCCTCACCCGCGAGCTGGTCTACACCGGCATCACCCGCGCCAAGCACTGGCTGACGCTGGTGGAGACTGGACGTGGGATGTTGGATGAAGCGGTGACGAGGGAGGTCGTAAGGGTGAGTGGGTTGGGGATAACATCAGGCCAAGATTAA
- a CDS encoding Sir2 family NAD-dependent protein deacetylase: MQELAAAIREKRAVLFAGAGLSMNLGLPSFGRLIDKLAVDLDFDPEVFHSCGDYLALAEFYYQKKGSLGPLRSWMDTTWHSGDIDLERSDIHKTIVELEFPTIYTTNYDRWIERAFELWGKDFCKIASVSDLAAAHDSLPQIVKLHGDFDDDESIVLTESSYFDRLDFESPLDIKLRSDVLGKTILFLGYSLSDINIRYLLHKLQKQWTQSSNGKGRPKSYIFLTKPNIVQEELLRARGVTPIVAESDDAKEATLSFLKELMHEAYGKTAAL, translated from the coding sequence ATGCAAGAACTAGCGGCGGCGATTAGAGAAAAGAGGGCCGTTCTGTTCGCTGGAGCGGGACTCTCAATGAACTTGGGTTTGCCTTCTTTCGGAAGGCTAATCGACAAGCTTGCTGTAGATCTGGATTTTGATCCAGAGGTCTTTCACAGTTGTGGCGACTATCTCGCACTGGCAGAATTTTATTATCAGAAGAAGGGAAGTTTGGGGCCGCTGAGAAGTTGGATGGACACAACTTGGCATTCAGGTGACATTGACCTAGAAAGATCCGATATTCATAAGACTATTGTCGAGCTCGAATTTCCAACGATCTATACAACTAATTACGACCGTTGGATCGAGAGGGCTTTTGAGCTGTGGGGAAAGGACTTTTGCAAAATAGCGAGCGTTTCGGATCTCGCGGCGGCACACGATTCTCTCCCACAAATCGTCAAGCTACACGGGGACTTCGACGATGACGAATCCATCGTTTTGACGGAGTCAAGCTACTTTGATCGACTGGATTTTGAGTCGCCTCTGGACATCAAGCTGCGTAGTGATGTTCTGGGTAAAACAATCTTGTTTCTTGGCTATAGTTTGTCCGACATTAATATCCGGTATTTGCTGCACAAGCTACAGAAGCAGTGGACACAATCATCAAATGGCAAAGGGCGTCCAAAGTCTTACATCTTCCTTACGAAGCCCAACATTGTTCAAGAAGAACTGCTGAGAGCTAGAGGGGTTACTCCGATTGTGGCTGAGTCTGACGACGCTAAGGAAGCGACGCTATCGTTTCTGAAGGAGTTAATGCATGAGGCATATGGTAAGACCGCTGCTCTCTAA
- a CDS encoding non-canonical purine NTP pyrophosphatase — translation MLEIRFLSQNQFKVTEARSILENTGVSVVPIPSKVEELQTEDSKRLVKDKAIKAFKQVGRPLFVEHTGLYIDYMNGLPGGLTQIFWDNLQADKFCQLFGAASQSSLEAKTIIGFIDGQKFFSFEGAIRGHVASEPRGDRSFQWDCVFVPEGHNSTFAEMGEYKHKISMRRRALDQFSEFLKNRGMV, via the coding sequence GTGCTAGAAATTCGCTTTCTCTCTCAGAATCAATTCAAAGTTACTGAGGCCCGTTCGATTCTTGAAAACACCGGGGTGTCCGTGGTTCCAATACCGAGCAAGGTAGAGGAACTGCAAACAGAGGACTCGAAGCGTTTAGTCAAGGACAAGGCTATCAAGGCATTCAAGCAAGTCGGTCGCCCGCTTTTTGTGGAGCACACAGGGTTGTATATCGACTACATGAATGGCCTGCCTGGTGGTTTAACTCAAATATTCTGGGATAATCTTCAAGCGGACAAATTTTGTCAGCTGTTTGGCGCGGCCTCTCAGAGCTCACTCGAGGCAAAAACCATAATCGGATTTATTGATGGTCAAAAGTTTTTCTCATTTGAAGGAGCTATTCGTGGCCATGTGGCGAGTGAGCCACGAGGGGATAGGTCATTCCAGTGGGATTGTGTCTTCGTTCCTGAAGGGCATAATTCTACCTTCGCGGAAATGGGCGAGTACAAGCATAAGATCTCAATGCGAAGACGTGCTTTAGACCAGTTCTCAGAATTCTTGAAGAACCGGGGGATGGTATAG